The Aerococcaceae bacterium DSM 111021 genome includes a region encoding these proteins:
- a CDS encoding methylated-DNA--[protein]-cysteine S-methyltransferase gives MPAKMSEDLIYEILAVVEEIPKGQVSSYGQIAKLIGRDKNARLVGKVLSQSSYYGKYPCHRVVNHAGRLAPSFLNQKELLLEEGVEFKNTNHVDMKKYQWDA, from the coding sequence ATGCCTGCAAAAATGTCTGAAGACTTAATCTACGAAATATTAGCTGTTGTTGAAGAAATCCCTAAGGGTCAAGTGAGTTCATATGGACAAATTGCCAAACTTATTGGACGCGATAAAAATGCGCGCCTCGTTGGTAAAGTTCTGAGTCAGTCAAGTTATTACGGCAAGTACCCGTGTCACCGTGTTGTCAATCACGCAGGAAGACTTGCTCCATCTTTCCTCAATCAAAAAGAACTTCTGTTAGAAGAAGGTGTTGAATTTAAAAACACAAATCATGTCGATATGAAAAAATACCAGTGGGATGCGTAA
- a CDS encoding antibiotic biosynthesis monooxygenase — protein sequence MSITINIYYSGKEGNAKKFAQKMHSKGIVDAIREAEGNLRYEYFTPLKDETTILLVDTWTNQQAIDTHHASSMMQEIIDLREKYDLTMRVERYTSDEEGVPESDKKFIRE from the coding sequence ATGTCGATTACCATTAATATCTACTATTCAGGTAAAGAAGGGAACGCTAAGAAGTTTGCACAAAAGATGCATTCAAAAGGGATTGTGGATGCAATTCGAGAAGCTGAGGGCAATCTCAGATATGAATATTTCACTCCATTGAAAGATGAGACAACGATCCTATTAGTGGACACCTGGACCAATCAACAAGCGATTGATACCCATCATGCTTCCTCAATGATGCAAGAAATTATTGATTTACGAGAGAAATATGACCTAACAATGCGAGTTGAACGTTACACTTCTGATGAAGAGGGTGTACCAGAGTCTGATAAAAAGTTTATAAGAGAATAA